The following coding sequences are from one Triticum aestivum cultivar Chinese Spring chromosome 5A, IWGSC CS RefSeq v2.1, whole genome shotgun sequence window:
- the LOC123101802 gene encoding WAT1-related protein At1g44800-like, which translates to MGGSTNVKESWPAIFMLLIQIFTTGLMLLTKVVVDSGSLAWTLLTYRFFLGAILAIKQHLIIKIFTIPGFTYIGLGDTSLGCAVNFYNIIPIVAFILAVLFWKEPLDMRSLVGNIKVVRTLVGVGGTLVISLYKGKVLHLWPTNIIGYHPKQAGAAFGHHHVRGTILLITSSLSLAVWYTVQAILNITTKFVMILWVVTQHGPTYPAMFCAVTVFFTTILDSLLLGHDLSVGSVLGMFMILVGLYLFLWGKRKESVPPSEENPKEQMLFQGGDKNDKTQMNELRLRTIEGTGKRRFISMFTPLEGR; encoded by the exons ATGGGGGGCTCGACGAACGTGAAGGAATCGTGGCCTGCCATCTTCATGTTGTTGATCCAAATTTTCACGACAGGGTTAATGTTGCTCACGAAGGTGGTGGTGGACAGTGGATCACTTGCTTGGACCTTGCTCACGTACCGCTTCTTCCTTGGCGCCATCTTGGCCATCAAACAACATT TAATTATCAAAAT ATTCACAATTCCTGGTTTCACCTACATTGGCCTCGGAGACACATCGCTAGGATGCGCGGTAAACTTCTATAACATCATACCGATTGTCGCCTTCATCCTCGCGGTCCTTTTCTG GAAGGAGCCACTAGACATGAGGAGCCTGGTGGGGAACATCAAGGTCGTCAGAACCCTGGTCGGTGTTGGAGGAACGCTGGTGATCAGCCTGTACAAGGGCAAGGTGTTGCACCTTTGGCCCACAAATATCATCGGCTACCACCCAAAGCAAGCCGGAGCTGCTTTTGGTCACCACCATGTGCGTGGAACCATCTTGCTCATCACCAGCAGCCTCAGCCTCGCTGTTTGGTACACAGTACAG GCAATACTCAACATTACTACCAAGTTTGTGATGATTTTGTGGGTCGTCACGCAGCATGGGCCAACCTATCCGGCCATGTTTTGCGCCGTGACGGTGTTCTTCACTACTATTCTCGACTCGTTGCTTCTCGGCCATGATCTGTCCGTTGGGAG TGTTCTAGGCATGTTCATGATTCTAGTTGGGCTCTATCTTTTCCTTTGGGGAAAGAGAAAAGAATCGGTACCTCCCAGTGAAGAAAATCCGAAGGAACAAATGTTGTTTCAGGGTGGAGACAAAAATGATAAAACACAAATGAATGAGCTACGGTTAAGGACAATCGAAGGCACGGGGAAACGAAGATTTATTTCGATGTTCACTCCCTTGGAGGGGAGATAG